Within the Mauremys reevesii isolate NIE-2019 linkage group 2, ASM1616193v1, whole genome shotgun sequence genome, the region AGGCACTTGAGGAGGCTGCATTAACTATCCAGGAAAAAACAAAGGAGCTGGAAAGATTAAAGGTTCAGCTTCAGGAAGAGGCTAAAAGCCAATGGCAACTTGAAAATGAACTGGCTAAGGTAAGGAACAATTTTGATGAGGAAATTATTAGTTTAAAGAACAAGTATGAGACCGAAATTAATATCACCAAGACTACAATTCACCAGATTACTGTGCAAAAAGAAGAGGACACAAATAGTTACCGAACACAGCTTGACAATGCCATGCGAGAAAATAGGAATTTATGTGAGGAAATTAGGAGACTGAAGAACACCATAAGTCAGACAACAGAGAACCTTAGAAAAATAGAGGAAAATGCTCAACAGCAGAAAGCAACTAGCTCAGAGATCTCCCAGAAGAAACATCAACTGGAGGTTGAGCTAAAACAAGTCATTCAGATGCACTCGGAAGAAAGCATGCGATACAAGCAGTCACTTGATGATGCGGCAAAGACAATTCAGGAGAGAAACAAAGAGATTGAAAGACTGAGAAAGTCATTTGAAGTGGAAACAAGTAAAAGGAAAGACTTAGAGGAGGAAAATAAACAATTACAAAGAGTTCAGTTTGATCTGCAGAAAACTAACGTCAGTGCGACAGAGACGATTAACAAACTGAGGATCCAGGAACAGGAACTGACACGACTGAAAATTGAATATGAAAGAATTTCACAAGAGAAGAAAGGGAAGGATCAAGAAAGTTCAAAGTTGCAAAACACTATAAAAGACTTGCAGCACCAGAAACATAAACTGGAAGAGGAACTTTGTAGGCTGAATAAAAACACAATGGAGGAGTCTTCCAAGAGGAAGAAAGTAGAAGAGGAATTAGAAAGTATGAGGAGATCTTTCAGAGAGCAGTCAGTTAAAATCACCAATCTCACTCAGCAGATAGAGGAAGTGTCCATTGTAAAGAAAAGGAGTGAAGATGACCTTAAGCACCAGAGAGAGTTACTAGATGGGCAAGTAAGAGAAAAGCAGAGATTCATAGAGGAGATAAGAAAATACACATCCGAGATTGAAACTTTAAACCACCAGTTGGTTCAAGAGCAGGAACACTTAAAACAGGCTCACCTCCGAAATGAGCACTTGCAGAAAGCTGTTGAGGACAAAAGCAGGAGCCTGAATGAGTGCAAAATAGAAATCGAAAGACTTCAGTCTCTTACTGAGAACCTTACTAAGGAACACTTGATGTTAGAGGAAGAGTTGCGCAATTTAAGATTGGAATATGATGATCTAAGAAGGGGCAAAAGTGAAGCTGATGGTGAAAAAAATGCTACTATTGCTGAACTAAAGAATCAACTCAAAACAAGCAGCAAGCAAACCCtggaacttcaggggctgattaATGATTTACACAGAGAAAGGGAAAATTTGAGACAGGAAATTGAAAAATTCCAAAAGCAGGCTCTAGAGGTATTCACAAATATTTGATCACAACTTTACTGTTTCTCCGATGCTATAATTGACTCCAATGGCTTTTTGAATCAATTTAATTGACTCTTTGCTGTTTAATTAGAAGTGAGATTCATTTCccttttaaatttgatttttaaaatagtcaggTCCTGGTCCCTTTTCTAGCTCCTCTGCACCCCTGAAGCAGTGTCAATGGGCCATAAAGCTGTCTTACCCATCTGGCTGAAGATTTCCCCCAGTGTGAAGGAAACCCTAGCTCTGTACTAATCCCCACTTTACAGGCACAGGGCAAGAGGGAGTACCTGGATTGCCACTGTGTTTCAGCTGTGCCCATAGGCTGTATACACCTTGGACTGTTTCATCCAGCACAAGTGAAAACAGTCCAGAGACTATTGTAAATTGTACCAGGTGCTGAACCAGCTGCTAACCCCAGAATTGAAGAGCTGCAAAAGTGACTTAAGAGGCTTTGCCCCCTCTCCTCAAGTGGGTTGATCATATCTTTGGTTGCAGCTAAGGATTAAgagtaaaatgttcaaaagtgctAATGTGACTTAGAAGCTTAAGTGTCATTGCCTTTCAGTGGGACTTGGTACTAAGCTACTTAGGTTCCTCTGAAAATTGTACTATGAGCCCATATTCCCCAAAATATCAATGATCTGTGATTACagagaaaattttaaaatatcaaattttATCCTTCATTCTTTTGCTTTGTCACCTGCCAAAGAGCAGTTTCCATTTATTACATGTACAAGTGAGCATTTATGAAACCCTATCTACTGAGCAGGTTTGAATCTACATATGATATATGTACAGTAATAGAACAAATCCACATCTGTATTGCTTTGTTTTCCAGAAAGTAATTCTTCTTTACaatctgtgtgtgtttttttatatatatggtTGAATATATGTGTAAACAAATATATTATGTATACACCACTGTATTACATGATATATTTATGCATGCATATGTAACTATGAAATACATAGTTATGATATACTATCTGTCAAAAACATCATTCATAACTCTGCCACTTTGCAGTTTAGTTTCACGTCTTCTGTGCTTATctcaaaatatttttctattaCATCCATGATTTTCCCTATACTTACTCTCTGTAATCTTTTATTATATCATCCTCGGTATTTGTCTTCCGATTCTGTTCTCAGCATCgttctttccctttgtttttctctttttaaactcCTAATattgtttctctttttttttttttaatagcgtCTCTGGGTCTgtcttgtctgtctgtctatctatgtctcaaacacgcacacacacacacgttacatACAtagtttatttaatttaataCAATTAATGCGTATAGAGTATGCATTCTATATATCTCTGTGCATATGTGTACGCATACGTTAAGTGACATTATATTCATTAAAATTTAAAGAAATTCAGATAAAAatatttcaaactgaaaataaaaaatattgacAAGAGGAGGAGGCATAAGTAAATGGAGCTATGCCCATTTTCACCAGCTGATGATCAGGCCCTTTATGTGTCGGTGTACACTGTACATATGTAGTATGAGTAATAGTAAAAATATAGTCAGAAGGTAACTGAtcaccaaaaaaacccaaggCTTCTCTAACCCACAGACAGAATTAAAACCAAGACAGTTAGGATGGGATGCAGTTCAGTCTATAAGCGAAAAGTGGGTTTGAGGCACTATGTGCTAGGTGGTAAcagaaatgttttcagagaaggtGTCAGTGTGTATTAAAACATATTCATAATCTTGGATACAGCATAGGGATATTCAGAAGGTTTTCCAGTGCCAATATGTGATAGGTTAAGTTATGGGAAAAAGATAACATTTGAAGTGGGAATTATAACTAACATATCTCTCTCTCAATTTTTCGCTTTTTAAATTTTAGGCATCCAACAGGATTCAAGAATCCCAAAATCAGTATACTCACATTATGCAAGAAAGAGAGACCCTGCTGATGAAAATAAGTACCTTGGAACAAGACAGGGCAAGGCTGCAGAGATTAGAAGAAGAGCTGAACCGTGCAAAGATTACACTGGAATCAGAGTCTCGTTTGAAACAACGGCTGGAAAGTGAGAAACAACAAATCCTGAATGACTTAAATCAGTGGAAGAGCCAGTATTCCCGAAACGAAGAGACCATTAGAAAGTTTGAATCTGAGAGAGAGAAGAGCGAGAGGGAGAAGAATGCCCTGAGGATTGAGATTGAAAGGTTACAAATGGAGATTAAGAGGATTGAAGACCGATACAAGTGCAGATTGGAAGAGATGAGCTGCAAAAGCCAATCGGAGATGGATGCTGAGCGCCTCAGAATGCAAAGGGAGATTGAGAAACTTAAGCATCGCCCATGTGGATCCCACAGATGTACTCAGACGGAAGAGGAATTTGCTATTGATCCTTCCAAACTGCTGTTTAATGGGCTGCGTAAGAAAATTACAGCAATTCAGCTCTATGAATGTCAGTTGATAGACAAAAGCACCCTGGATAAGCTCCTGAGGGGGCAAAGGTCAGTGGAAGAAGTTGCTGCTGACATCGAACCTTATCTTAGAGGGGCAGGGGCTATTGCAGGAGCATCTGTTACTCCGAAGGACAAGTACACTTTGTTGGAGGCCAAACGGAAGCAGCTTCTTACCCCAGAAAACACAGTCCTGCTTTTAGAAGCCCAGGCAGCTACAGGAGGCGTGATTGACCCACACAGAAATGAGTTGTTGACTGTGGACAGTGCGATTGCCAGAGACCTGATTGACTTTGATGACCGAGAACAAATCTATACAGCAGAGAAGGCTATTATGGGATTTAAAGATCCATTCTCTGGAAAAACAGTGCCAGTGTCTGATGCCATCAAGAAAAATCTGATTGACAGGGAAACTGGGATTCGCCTGCTCGAAGCCCAGATGGCTGCAGGAGGCATTGTTGACCCTGTCAACAGTGTTTTCTTGCCAAAAGATGTTGCTTTGTCTCGTGGGTTGATTGACAAAGACCTGTACAGAGTCCTGAATAACCCTCAAGGTGCTTCAAAGAATTTTATTGACCCTGCAACCAAGAAGGCGGTCAGTTACATCCAGCTGAGGGAAAAATGCAGGATTGAACCTCACACTGGCCTACTTCTCCTTCCTGTGCAGAAGAGAAGTATGTCATTTCAAGGGATTAGGCAGCCTGTCCCCATAAGTGAACTGGTCAGCTCTGGAATTATTCAGGAATCGACAGCATGTGGTCTCGAAGCAGGCACAATTAGTGTGGAAGAAGTCAGTGACAGTATTAAGGATTTCCTCCAGGGCTCTAGTTGCATAGCAGGGATCTACAATGAGGCCACTAAAGAGAAACTTGGCATTTACCAGGCCATGAAAATAGGCCTGGTTAGACCGGGAACAGCCCTTGAACTTCTAGAAGCCCAAGCAGCCACTGGTTTCATCGTGGATCCTGTCAGCAATGTGAGGCTACCAGTTGAGGAGGCTTACAAAAGAGGCCTTGTTGGAATTGAATTTAAAGACAAACTTCTCTCTGCTGAAAGAGCAGTTACAGGGTACAAAGACCCGGAAACAGGAAATATAATCTCCTTGTTCCAGGCAATGAATAAGGAGCTCATTGAGAAAGGCCATGGCATTCGTTTGCTGGAGGCTCAGATTGCCACTGGGGGAATCATTGACCCCAAAGAAAGCCACCGTTTGCCGGTTGACATGGCATACACACGTGGTTACTTCAATGAAGAGCTCAGTTTAATTCTCTCAGACCCAAGTGATGATACGAAGGGTTTTTTCGATCCTAACACCGAAGAAAATCTGACCTACCTGCAGCTGAAAGAAAGATGCATAAAGGACGAAGCAACAGGGCTCTGTCTTCTCCCCCTGAGAGACAAGAAAAAGGTGGTGCAAACATCACAGAAGAACACCCTTAGGAAACGCAGGGTTGTCATCGTAGATCCAGAAACAAACCGGGAAATGTCAGTGCAGGAAGCGTACAATAAAGGCCTCATAGATTATGACACCTACATGGAACTTTCTGAACAGGAGTGTGAGTGGGAAGAAATAACTATTACAGGGTCAGATGGAAGCACAAGAGTGGTCCTTGTGGACAGGAAAACGGGCAATCAGTACGACATTCAGGATGCTGTTGATAAGGGTCTTGTTGAAAGGAAGTTTTTTGACCAGTACCGTTCTGGAAGCTTGAGCCTTACACAGTTTGCAGACATGATTTCCTGCAAGAATGGCGGTGATGAAGTATTTAAGCATGAGTCAGTAACTAAATCTCCCACAGTGCTGAGTGTCAGGAGTTCTTCAGTGAGAATCAGTGGTTCTTTTTCAGCACCCCTGGAGGAATGCAGTCCCATTGCAGCCGTATTTGATACTGAAAACTTGGAGAGAATCTCCATTTCAGAAGCTATACAACGGGGCATTGTCGACAGCATTACAGGACAGCGGTTGCTCGAAGCCCAGGCCTGCACAGGAGGCATAATGTGCCCTACCACAGGCCAAAGGCTTTCACTTCAGGATGCAGTTGCTCAAGGCATCATTGATCACGATATGGCCACACGGCTCAAGCCAGCTCAGAAGGCCTTCTTAGGGTTTGAAGGCTTAAAGGGTGGCACTAGAATGTCAGCAGCAGAGGCAGTGAAGGAAAAGTGGCTGCCTTATGAGGCTGGTCAGCGCTTTCTTGAATTCCAGTACCTCACTGGAGGCCTCGTTGATCCAGAAGTGCGTGGAAGAATTAGTATGGAGGAAGCCATTAGGAAAGGATTGATAGATGGGCGGAATGCTCAGAGATTGCAAGACACTAACAGCTATACCAAAATTCTGACGTGCCCCAAGACCAAGCTGAAAATATCCTACAAAGATGCAATGAGTCGATCAATGGTGGAGGACGTCACTGGGCTGAGACTGTTGGAAGCTGCTTCTGTTTCATCCAAAGGCATCTCTAGTCCCTATAATGTCTCCTCTGCCCCTGGCTCCCGCTCAGGCTCCCGCTCAGGCTCACGAAGTGGATCCAGGAGAGGAAGTTTAGACGCATCAGGAAATACTTCATATTCTTATTCCTATTCAgccttcagcagcagctctatCGGGCGTTAGTAGTCAGTTAACAAGTGTATCtgaattttaatttcatttagatGAATCTGTATTACtttcacttaaaaacaaaacaaactggtTTGTGGTCATACTATTATTTGCTTGGGTGCAGTGACCTTGCTGGAAAATAAACTCATGCCCAAAATAAATCATAAAGTCCTTTCTGGGTGTGATTAACTTCTCTACTCTTCTTAAAAAGCTGTAAAATGTTTTGGGTGTAGACTTTTGAAGAGAAGATTGCAGGACAGCAAAATGCAACAGTTACGAGTTTCataattttttaatgtttggaTTTTTGTTTAATCTGTATATTTTGCATGGGCTATTGTTTGCTTCTCCCACTTCCATACCCTCAAAATTGTAAGCTGATAACCAAGATTTGAAAATACTGTAACACTTTACTTTATTCCCAGCCtagccattttattttattttactttacttttctttaaaaaaaaaagttacattatgGATGGAAAACACATTTCCTTATCAATCTGGATACTGTACTGTAACATGAGAAGCTGTATCCTCTTCCACAGATAATGTACTTGGTTGACTGTTCAATTATAACTTCATTATTGGGGGATATTATTAGCATGTACTTTTCTTTCACCATAGTCTATATCTTGTACTCATTTTGCTTGTTCATTTCCATGTAACACCAAAAAAAGGCTGACTGCTGCATTCTGGCAATAAACTTTTAAACTTTTAAAGTATTtgtggtttattttaaaatttagacATGAACACATCCTTGAAAGGAAGGGAAATAGAAATAGCCTTTCTTTGCCAAAAGTGAATAAATGTTTGCAGTGCCATAATTACTGTACAAACTCATGACGTTAACTCTGAGTCTCAGGAACTTGTTTCTAATGTCAGTCCCATCATCTTCATCAGCATAGAAAACTAATCCTgcattttccaaaagaaaataGAGACAATGTGAACTGTGGCCCCATAAGCAGAAGGCCACTCTTCACATCTGATTGCAGTTAAggacagaagaatttttttttctcccactaGTGATCCAGCACGTTTGCAGCTACAAGCAGAACACTCTGGATTAGATTCTCCCCTGCATGAAGGTAGCCTTCAGCCAGCACAAAGACTGGTTTAGCCAATCACAGGATGATGACGCAGCACGACGGGATCTTTTGATTATGTACAGCCACTTTAGTAGCTCCTATAATGCCTACTTACCTGTGGCTGGTGCAGAGGGCCTAATCTGTGAAATAGCATTTGACAAGGACATTTGTGTTCCTTGATGCCCCCTGGCTGCTGTAAACAGTTCCCCTGGGGCTGTTGGCAGCCAACACAAGTTATGGTCCCCTTTAGGTTGCTCTGACTTACAGTGGAGGGACTGGACCAGTGCAAAGTGGCTCCAGGATCAAAGACCGGAAACATGGCTTAAAGCCCCCTCTCCTCAGCTGCATTGAGTGCTCCTCAGAAGAGAGGATCAGTCCAAAAGGCTCATGTTTTTGAGTGCAGCAAGAAAAATGTAATAATGTCTGTGTACATATTGGATGTTCCATTGCTCCTCTCAGTCACAGTCTACCCCAGATCTGCCTGGGTAGACATGTCATCCTTAACAGTATGATCACTAATCAAACAAGTACAGTACAACTCCCATAGTGGCACGTTAACAGAAGCCATGATGAAGATTCAAAAACCTCGCCAGTCACCAAAATAAATGGTTCCTTCGGATAGTTCAAAATGCTGCCCTGTGGTGTATTCAGCACATATCCACTACAGCTGTACATCATTCTGGGCCTCcatttgtcttagtgattgttACTATGGTTATATACAAAATATAACaggaaaacaaaaactgaaatttAACGGGCATAGCTGCTAAGCGTTCGTTAGTTTACCCAACATCCTCTTGAAGGGAGGCTTGGGTGGTGGctaaggaagaagaaaaaaaaaaacaatggtgTGACCAGAGTCCTAGTGGGgcgccagctgtggtcactcagttagggtgaactgcaaagaatggggcagccaGACtccaaaaagctggtggatattcgaATACTGAGATTttccaagccagcataaaacagcttctttattaccttactggttactcagaagtccacacaacacagttcccttaaagtgatccatccAGGGACCCActtcaaatatgatgaaaatttctgtaactcttatttcatcatataaaagaagattctaccaatcccaaagaatcggacacattacctcccaggttaatgaatatttcagatcttacccaaatacgtgctacagccaattcttattaactaaactaaaatttattaaaaaacaaaagagagcgtatggttaaaagatcaatcgaCATACAGACCTGAGTTCAATTCATTTAGGTGCAGATTcgtagcagagatggtgagctgtgtggttgcaaagagttctttcagaaatagttcataatttatagtccaatgtccaaatatcacATTCAGGGCATGCCAGCATAACTGGCACCTCAATCTTGCGACttaaacttcccctgatgaagcttaagcaaaTCTGAGATGACGAAATCAgaacccaaggatcttttatagaATCTCATGTCCTTTTTGACAAGTTGGGATTCCTTCGGGGAACAAAaagtaattaggatgactttgaaggaggtccatcactggTACTTAGCTATAGAATTAACATAAAGCTATTTACtttttcctccaccattcaccgtaaatttcaaagagagatgaataccgagatattccgtgtttacaattcatttaaaggatgggattttttttacctctgaattatcagaatacagcatagacagggactgttgattacattgtcgaccctactcatacatatgtaaatacacaaaaatacaAACATTCCTGCCCCccatgtcttttgagggttatttattttgcagggtgtttaaccctttctagccatgcatcACAAATGGACTTTCACATCTTTGGCTCCAGTTGGAGTTTAGCCTGTAACCTtttacacagacacagacagTAGCTTACAAATTAACAATAAATCCAAGAGATTTTTTACTTGGTAATGCTATGAGATTTAAATTATGGATTTAAATTGTGGGGAAGCAATTATGGGGAATCACTTTCATTTCTAATATAAACCTTTTTTAAATATCCCTACAGTCTAATGCCTATCAGTGTCCCATTAGCCAAGTATAACATTACTAGGTCACCAATGAAGAATCAGGTGGTGGCGTTATTCCAACAGGAAGTGCATGCCATCAAGATATTTTTCCACATCTATCCTGGCATTgttattattttataattaaacaGATGACCCCTTTACTAATCCCTGTTCTGACAGTAGGTTAGTAGCA harbors:
- the LOC120398103 gene encoding desmoplakin isoform X1, with protein sequence MSMNGESHPRLNTLARMARAESGPDMRYEMNSHMVGGGGGGSSHATHKTYAIQRNYVQDFSSEGYGQNGTGTMSRRQNTIQDLLQNCADCLMRAELIVQPELKYGDGIQISRNRELEECFAQTNEHMDILDGLIREMRQMGQPCDIYQKRLLQLQEQMRALYKAITGPRVRRASSKGGGCYSSQSGSGWDEYTKRITSECLGWMRQQKSEMELVKWGFDAAAIEQQINDHRRFHNAIGDYRWHLDKVKTDLREKAAVHQLEEEYETLLRSSFERMDQLRQFQNLIQATSREIMWINDCEEEELLYDWSDRNTDIARKQEAFSKRMSQLELKEKDLNKLKQESDQLVLNQHPASDKIEAYMDTLQTQWSWILQITKCIDVHLKENAAYFQFFEEAQSTENYLKNLQDSVRKKYICDKNMSLQSLLEQIKELENEREKILEYKRQVQNLVNKSRKIVQLKPRNPDYRSNKPIILKALCDYKQDLKTVRKGDECILKDNTERSKWLVTGPGGVDMLVPSVSLIIPPPNPLAVDLATKIEQYYEAILALWNQLYINMKSLVSWHYCMIDIEKIKAMTIAKLKTMRTEDYQRIITDLEIHYQEFLRNSQGSEMFGDDDKRKIQTQFTDAQKHYQTLVIQLPHQQRPQQQQQVVTTEITQLDASKQVLFNERNREHEKQEAWLLTELQKLRRQIEICEMRMVQRTPLRVDQGASHNFSVKINELEGIQNDSQTMADTLNKHKDLLPNFRGSEKYVYLQLEITNLFQKLENINGVSAGYLDSLNALRSLLQVILQAEDVIKVFEVRLTEEETVSLDLDKVEAYRACLKKMKADLNQKKSLLNTLESELQKVMQIHSQSSQAYVLYDLDLGKYTDKVNQLTDRWHRVEKQIDHRSWDLERQVKQLKTYRDLYQALNKWICDAKRKQDAIEAVKLGDCNTIMRYSHEQKNLHSEITGKRDKVEEVLKQADLCAAAIKDYELLAASYSSGLETLLNIPIKKTIVQSPAGLILQEAAEIQSRYIELLTRSGDYYKFLSEIMKSMEDLKMKSTKIEMLEEELRLARDANSDNSNKYKFLEQNLQKFQVDCSQLKAKLMSLEELKRQAEMDGSSAKQNLDKCYGQIKDLNDRITRLTYEIEDEKRKRKQMEDRYDQQKNDYDQLQKTRQNEKDSLSWQKLESEKFIKEKEYEIEKLRVLLQDEGVRKREYENELAKVRNQFNEEMSNLKNKYETEINIKTTTIHQLASQKEDDTKSLRNQLDRLARENRDLKDEIVRLNDAILQTTEQRRRAEENALQQKACGSEVSQQKQQLELELKQIIQLRNEDNSRYKQALEEAALTIQEKTKELERLKVQLQEEAKSQWQLENELAKVRNNFDEEIISLKNKYETEINITKTTIHQITVQKEEDTNSYRTQLDNAMRENRNLCEEIRRLKNTISQTTENLRKIEENAQQQKATSSEISQKKHQLEVELKQVIQMHSEESMRYKQSLDDAAKTIQERNKEIERLRKSFEVETSKRKDLEEENKQLQRVQFDLQKTNVSATETINKLRIQEQELTRLKIEYERISQEKKGKDQESSKLQNTIKDLQHQKHKLEEELCRLNKNTMEESSKRKKVEEELESMRRSFREQSVKITNLTQQIEEVSIVKKRSEDDLKHQRELLDGQVREKQRFIEEIRKYTSEIETLNHQLVQEQEHLKQAHLRNEHLQKAVEDKSRSLNECKIEIERLQSLTENLTKEHLMLEEELRNLRLEYDDLRRGKSEADGEKNATIAELKNQLKTSSKQTLELQGLINDLHRERENLRQEIEKFQKQALEASNRIQESQNQYTHIMQERETLLMKISTLEQDRARLQRLEEELNRAKITLESESRLKQRLESEKQQILNDLNQWKSQYSRNEETIRKFESEREKSEREKNALRIEIERLQMEIKRIEDRYKCRLEEMSCKSQSEMDAERLRMQREIEKLKHRPCGSHRCTQTEEEFAIDPSKLLFNGLRKKITAIQLYECQLIDKSTLDKLLRGQRSVEEVAADIEPYLRGAGAIAGASVTPKDKYTLLEAKRKQLLTPENTVLLLEAQAATGGVIDPHRNELLTVDSAIARDLIDFDDREQIYTAEKAIMGFKDPFSGKTVPVSDAIKKNLIDRETGIRLLEAQMAAGGIVDPVNSVFLPKDVALSRGLIDKDLYRVLNNPQGASKNFIDPATKKAVSYIQLREKCRIEPHTGLLLLPVQKRSMSFQGIRQPVPISELVSSGIIQESTACGLEAGTISVEEVSDSIKDFLQGSSCIAGIYNEATKEKLGIYQAMKIGLVRPGTALELLEAQAATGFIVDPVSNVRLPVEEAYKRGLVGIEFKDKLLSAERAVTGYKDPETGNIISLFQAMNKELIEKGHGIRLLEAQIATGGIIDPKESHRLPVDMAYTRGYFNEELSLILSDPSDDTKGFFDPNTEENLTYLQLKERCIKDEATGLCLLPLRDKKKVVQTSQKNTLRKRRVVIVDPETNREMSVQEAYNKGLIDYDTYMELSEQECEWEEITITGSDGSTRVVLVDRKTGNQYDIQDAVDKGLVERKFFDQYRSGSLSLTQFADMISCKNGGDEVFKHESVTKSPTVLSVRSSSVRISGSFSAPLEECSPIAAVFDTENLERISISEAIQRGIVDSITGQRLLEAQACTGGIMCPTTGQRLSLQDAVAQGIIDHDMATRLKPAQKAFLGFEGLKGGTRMSAAEAVKEKWLPYEAGQRFLEFQYLTGGLVDPEVRGRISMEEAIRKGLIDGRNAQRLQDTNSYTKILTCPKTKLKISYKDAMSRSMVEDVTGLRLLEAASVSSKGISSPYNVSSAPGSRSGSRSGSRSGSRRGSLDASGNTSYSYSYSAFSSSSIGR
- the LOC120398103 gene encoding desmoplakin isoform X2, with amino-acid sequence MSRRQNTIQDLLQNCADCLMRAELIVQPELKYGDGIQISRNRELEECFAQTNEHMDILDGLIREMRQMGQPCDIYQKRLLQLQEQMRALYKAITGPRVRRASSKGGGCYSSQSGSGWDEYTKRITSECLGWMRQQKSEMELVKWGFDAAAIEQQINDHRRFHNAIGDYRWHLDKVKTDLREKAAVHQLEEEYETLLRSSFERMDQLRQFQNLIQATSREIMWINDCEEEELLYDWSDRNTDIARKQEAFSKRMSQLELKEKDLNKLKQESDQLVLNQHPASDKIEAYMDTLQTQWSWILQITKCIDVHLKENAAYFQFFEEAQSTENYLKNLQDSVRKKYICDKNMSLQSLLEQIKELENEREKILEYKRQVQNLVNKSRKIVQLKPRNPDYRSNKPIILKALCDYKQDLKTVRKGDECILKDNTERSKWLVTGPGGVDMLVPSVSLIIPPPNPLAVDLATKIEQYYEAILALWNQLYINMKSLVSWHYCMIDIEKIKAMTIAKLKTMRTEDYQRIITDLEIHYQEFLRNSQGSEMFGDDDKRKIQTQFTDAQKHYQTLVIQLPHQQRPQQQQQVVTTEITQLDASKQVLFNERNREHEKQEAWLLTELQKLRRQIEICEMRMVQRTPLRVDQGASHNFSVKINELEGIQNDSQTMADTLNKHKDLLPNFRGSEKYVYLQLEITNLFQKLENINGVSAGYLDSLNALRSLLQVILQAEDVIKVFEVRLTEEETVSLDLDKVEAYRACLKKMKADLNQKKSLLNTLESELQKVMQIHSQSSQAYVLYDLDLGKYTDKVNQLTDRWHRVEKQIDHRSWDLERQVKQLKTYRDLYQALNKWICDAKRKQDAIEAVKLGDCNTIMRYSHEQKNLHSEITGKRDKVEEVLKQADLCAAAIKDYELLAASYSSGLETLLNIPIKKTIVQSPAGLILQEAAEIQSRYIELLTRSGDYYKFLSEIMKSMEDLKMKSTKIEMLEEELRLARDANSDNSNKYKFLEQNLQKFQVDCSQLKAKLMSLEELKRQAEMDGSSAKQNLDKCYGQIKDLNDRITRLTYEIEDEKRKRKQMEDRYDQQKNDYDQLQKTRQNEKDSLSWQKLESEKFIKEKEYEIEKLRVLLQDEGVRKREYENELAKVRNQFNEEMSNLKNKYETEINIKTTTIHQLASQKEDDTKSLRNQLDRLARENRDLKDEIVRLNDAILQTTEQRRRAEENALQQKACGSEVSQQKQQLELELKQIIQLRNEDNSRYKQALEEAALTIQEKTKELERLKVQLQEEAKSQWQLENELAKVRNNFDEEIISLKNKYETEINITKTTIHQITVQKEEDTNSYRTQLDNAMRENRNLCEEIRRLKNTISQTTENLRKIEENAQQQKATSSEISQKKHQLEVELKQVIQMHSEESMRYKQSLDDAAKTIQERNKEIERLRKSFEVETSKRKDLEEENKQLQRVQFDLQKTNVSATETINKLRIQEQELTRLKIEYERISQEKKGKDQESSKLQNTIKDLQHQKHKLEEELCRLNKNTMEESSKRKKVEEELESMRRSFREQSVKITNLTQQIEEVSIVKKRSEDDLKHQRELLDGQVREKQRFIEEIRKYTSEIETLNHQLVQEQEHLKQAHLRNEHLQKAVEDKSRSLNECKIEIERLQSLTENLTKEHLMLEEELRNLRLEYDDLRRGKSEADGEKNATIAELKNQLKTSSKQTLELQGLINDLHRERENLRQEIEKFQKQALEASNRIQESQNQYTHIMQERETLLMKISTLEQDRARLQRLEEELNRAKITLESESRLKQRLESEKQQILNDLNQWKSQYSRNEETIRKFESEREKSEREKNALRIEIERLQMEIKRIEDRYKCRLEEMSCKSQSEMDAERLRMQREIEKLKHRPCGSHRCTQTEEEFAIDPSKLLFNGLRKKITAIQLYECQLIDKSTLDKLLRGQRSVEEVAADIEPYLRGAGAIAGASVTPKDKYTLLEAKRKQLLTPENTVLLLEAQAATGGVIDPHRNELLTVDSAIARDLIDFDDREQIYTAEKAIMGFKDPFSGKTVPVSDAIKKNLIDRETGIRLLEAQMAAGGIVDPVNSVFLPKDVALSRGLIDKDLYRVLNNPQGASKNFIDPATKKAVSYIQLREKCRIEPHTGLLLLPVQKRSMSFQGIRQPVPISELVSSGIIQESTACGLEAGTISVEEVSDSIKDFLQGSSCIAGIYNEATKEKLGIYQAMKIGLVRPGTALELLEAQAATGFIVDPVSNVRLPVEEAYKRGLVGIEFKDKLLSAERAVTGYKDPETGNIISLFQAMNKELIEKGHGIRLLEAQIATGGIIDPKESHRLPVDMAYTRGYFNEELSLILSDPSDDTKGFFDPNTEENLTYLQLKERCIKDEATGLCLLPLRDKKKVVQTSQKNTLRKRRVVIVDPETNREMSVQEAYNKGLIDYDTYMELSEQECEWEEITITGSDGSTRVVLVDRKTGNQYDIQDAVDKGLVERKFFDQYRSGSLSLTQFADMISCKNGGDEVFKHESVTKSPTVLSVRSSSVRISGSFSAPLEECSPIAAVFDTENLERISISEAIQRGIVDSITGQRLLEAQACTGGIMCPTTGQRLSLQDAVAQGIIDHDMATRLKPAQKAFLGFEGLKGGTRMSAAEAVKEKWLPYEAGQRFLEFQYLTGGLVDPEVRGRISMEEAIRKGLIDGRNAQRLQDTNSYTKILTCPKTKLKISYKDAMSRSMVEDVTGLRLLEAASVSSKGISSPYNVSSAPGSRSGSRSGSRSGSRRGSLDASGNTSYSYSYSAFSSSSIGR